Proteins found in one uncultured Desulfuromonas sp. genomic segment:
- a CDS encoding NADP-dependent malic enzyme, translated as MAKKQDALDYHSSGRKGKIEVIATKPCDTSRDLSLAYSPGVAEPCLAIEKSPEDAYKYTAKGNLVAVVSNGSAVLGLGDIGALAGKPVMEGKGILFKRFADIDVFDIELNTKDPDEIINTVRLLEPTFGGINLEDIKAPECFYIEEKLKEVMNIPVFHDDQHGTAIIANAGLINALELIKKDISKIKIVVNGAGSAGIACAQMALTLGAKKENMVLCDSKGVIYKGRTEGMNDYKARLATEMECRTLDEAMVDADVFFGVSAKDAVTPEMVASMAADPILFAMANPDPEILPSEAIKVRSDVIVGTGRSDFPNQVNNVLCFPFLFRGALDTHATAINDEMKMAAVKALANLAKEDVPDSVIKAYGNTKFSFGRDYLIPKPFDPRVLLHVAPAVAQAAIDSGVATRDIGDIDKYTESLEALQGRSKEIMRTLINKAKSDRKRIVFPEGDNEKILRATQILIDEKIAIPILLGPEDKIKGMIKELGLDLHGVQIIDTKGSPKHHEYTNELFRLRQRKGVTEAEASRTICRERNYYGAMMVRMGDADAMLSGINHHYPETIRPALEVIGKQPQVKGVHGLYMMVFKKEVIFCADTTVTIDPTAEELAETAILAANKARHFEVEPRVAMLSFSNYGSAIHPFTSKVIRATQLVKEWAPNLVVDGEVQANVALDPDLTEQQYPFSQIKGNANVLVFPDLNSGNISYKLLSKLGGAEAVGPILMGMKKPVHVLQRGDEVNDIVNMAAVAVVDAQDAFEKEINNGYH; from the coding sequence ATGGCAAAGAAGCAAGACGCACTCGATTATCATAGCAGTGGGCGCAAAGGAAAGATTGAAGTCATCGCCACAAAGCCGTGCGATACCAGCCGCGATCTTTCACTGGCCTACAGTCCCGGCGTTGCGGAACCCTGTCTGGCCATTGAAAAATCTCCTGAAGATGCCTACAAATACACCGCCAAAGGTAACCTGGTCGCCGTTGTCTCCAACGGTAGCGCGGTCCTTGGCCTTGGTGACATCGGCGCCCTGGCCGGAAAGCCGGTCATGGAAGGCAAAGGGATTCTGTTCAAGCGTTTCGCAGATATCGACGTGTTCGACATCGAACTCAACACCAAAGACCCGGACGAGATCATCAATACCGTCCGCCTGCTCGAACCAACCTTCGGCGGCATTAATCTTGAAGATATCAAAGCACCCGAATGCTTCTATATTGAAGAAAAACTCAAAGAGGTGATGAATATTCCGGTATTCCACGATGATCAGCACGGCACAGCGATTATCGCCAATGCCGGCCTGATCAACGCCCTCGAACTGATCAAAAAGGACATCAGCAAGATCAAAATCGTTGTCAATGGTGCCGGTTCAGCCGGCATTGCCTGTGCCCAGATGGCTTTGACTCTTGGAGCCAAAAAAGAAAATATGGTTCTGTGCGACAGTAAAGGCGTAATATACAAAGGCCGCACCGAAGGGATGAACGATTACAAAGCCCGCTTGGCCACGGAAATGGAATGCCGGACCTTGGACGAAGCCATGGTTGATGCGGATGTGTTCTTCGGCGTTTCCGCCAAAGATGCCGTAACACCGGAGATGGTCGCCTCCATGGCCGCCGACCCGATTCTGTTTGCCATGGCCAACCCGGACCCGGAAATCCTGCCCAGTGAAGCAATTAAGGTGCGCAGCGATGTGATTGTCGGTACCGGCCGCAGTGACTTTCCCAACCAAGTCAATAACGTCCTGTGCTTTCCGTTCCTGTTCCGCGGTGCGCTTGATACCCATGCCACCGCCATCAATGATGAAATGAAAATGGCTGCCGTCAAGGCACTGGCCAATCTGGCCAAAGAAGATGTTCCCGACTCGGTCATCAAGGCGTACGGCAACACCAAGTTCTCCTTTGGTCGCGATTACCTGATCCCGAAGCCATTTGATCCGCGCGTCTTACTCCACGTTGCTCCGGCCGTCGCTCAAGCCGCCATTGACAGCGGTGTTGCCACGCGCGATATCGGTGATATTGATAAATACACCGAATCCCTCGAAGCCTTGCAGGGCCGTTCCAAAGAGATCATGCGCACCCTGATCAACAAGGCTAAGTCGGATCGCAAACGTATCGTCTTCCCCGAGGGCGACAATGAAAAAATTCTCCGTGCGACCCAGATCCTTATCGATGAAAAAATCGCCATCCCTATTCTGCTCGGCCCTGAGGACAAGATCAAAGGGATGATTAAGGAGCTCGGCCTGGATCTTCACGGTGTCCAGATTATCGACACCAAAGGCAGCCCCAAACATCACGAATACACCAATGAGCTGTTCCGTTTACGTCAGCGTAAAGGGGTCACCGAGGCGGAAGCGAGCCGCACCATTTGCCGTGAACGTAACTACTACGGTGCCATGATGGTCCGCATGGGTGATGCTGACGCCATGCTGTCCGGTATCAACCATCATTACCCGGAAACCATCCGCCCGGCCTTGGAAGTGATTGGTAAACAACCCCAGGTCAAAGGGGTTCACGGTCTGTATATGATGGTGTTCAAAAAGGAAGTGATTTTCTGCGCTGATACCACAGTGACCATTGACCCGACCGCGGAAGAACTGGCGGAGACAGCTATTCTTGCCGCCAACAAGGCGCGCCATTTTGAAGTGGAACCACGCGTGGCCATGCTGTCTTTCTCCAACTACGGCAGCGCAATTCACCCCTTCACCAGCAAGGTTATCCGCGCCACGCAACTGGTTAAAGAATGGGCCCCCAATCTGGTTGTCGATGGTGAAGTTCAGGCCAATGTTGCCCTGGACCCTGATCTGACGGAGCAGCAGTATCCGTTTTCTCAAATCAAAGGCAATGCCAATGTACTGGTCTTCCCGGATCTCAACTCCGGCAACATTTCGTACAAACTGCTGAGCAAGCTTGGCGGCGCCGAAGCTGTCGGCCCCATTCTCATGGGCATGAAAA